A genome region from Mycobacteriales bacterium includes the following:
- a CDS encoding ANTAR domain-containing protein — MIMITLKVDEAAAFDVLVRRSQTSHLKLVDVAREVVRVGSSKR, encoded by the coding sequence ATGATCATGATCACGCTGAAGGTGGACGAAGCCGCCGCGTTCGACGTCCTGGTACGACGCTCGCAGACGAGCCACCTGAAACTGGTGGACGTGGCGCGGGAGGTCGTCCGAGTCGGCTCCTCGAAGCGGTAG
- a CDS encoding glutathione-independent formaldehyde dehydrogenase: MKAVVYKAPFQVSVENVDDPKIEKPGDAIIRITTANICGSDLHPYEGRVDMDPGMVLGHENMGIVEEVGPGVTRIKVGDRVSVPFNLACGTCRNCNDGWTSACLRANPSGQPGAGYGYPMMGPYWGGQAELLRVPWADFNLLELPEGNEWENDFTMLSDIFPTGYHGTELAKVTPGKTVAIFGAGPVGLLAAMSANVRGASQTFVVDYQADRLALAERIGATAINLAETEPVEAVMDATDGFGVDCGVEAVGYQAHDPAGQEHPAMVLDNLVACVRATGAIGVVGVYEPEDPGAATEEAKQGRYPFDFGTAFTKGISFGTGQCPVKKYNRYLRDLIIRGQANPSVIVSHEVSLDEAPDAYSRFDKREDGYSKVLLHPAA; the protein is encoded by the coding sequence ATGAAGGCTGTCGTCTACAAAGCACCGTTCCAGGTCAGCGTCGAAAACGTCGACGACCCGAAGATCGAGAAGCCGGGTGACGCGATCATCCGGATCACCACCGCAAACATATGCGGGTCGGATCTTCACCCCTACGAGGGACGAGTCGACATGGATCCGGGCATGGTGCTCGGCCACGAGAACATGGGCATCGTCGAGGAGGTGGGCCCAGGAGTCACCCGGATCAAAGTGGGTGACCGGGTCTCCGTACCGTTCAACCTCGCCTGCGGCACCTGCCGCAACTGCAACGACGGCTGGACGTCGGCCTGTCTGCGGGCGAACCCCTCGGGCCAGCCGGGCGCCGGCTACGGCTATCCGATGATGGGCCCGTACTGGGGCGGGCAGGCAGAGTTGCTCCGGGTTCCGTGGGCGGACTTCAACCTGCTCGAGCTCCCCGAGGGCAACGAGTGGGAGAACGACTTCACCATGTTGTCGGACATCTTCCCGACCGGCTACCACGGCACCGAGCTGGCGAAGGTGACTCCGGGCAAGACCGTCGCGATCTTCGGCGCGGGGCCGGTCGGTCTGCTCGCCGCGATGAGCGCGAACGTCCGCGGCGCTTCGCAGACGTTCGTCGTCGACTACCAGGCTGACCGCCTCGCACTTGCCGAGCGGATCGGCGCGACCGCCATCAACCTCGCCGAGACGGAGCCGGTCGAAGCCGTGATGGACGCCACCGACGGGTTCGGGGTCGACTGCGGGGTCGAGGCGGTCGGGTACCAGGCGCACGACCCGGCCGGCCAGGAGCACCCGGCGATGGTGCTCGACAACCTCGTCGCCTGCGTCCGGGCGACCGGGGCGATCGGGGTCGTCGGGGTCTACGAACCGGAAGACCCCGGTGCCGCAACGGAGGAGGCGAAGCAGGGCCGGTACCCGTTCGACTTCGGGACCGCCTTCACCAAGGGGATTTCCTTCGGCACCGGTCAGTGTCCGGTCAAGAAGTACAACCGCTATCTGCGCGACCTGATCATCCGCGGCCAGGCGAACCCGTCCGTGATCGTGTCCCACGAAGTGAGCCTCGACGAAGCACCTGACGCCTACAGCCGGTTCGACAAGCGCGAAGACGGCTACAGCAAGGTGCTGCTGCATCCCGCCGCATAG